The Paramormyrops kingsleyae isolate MSU_618 chromosome 11, PKINGS_0.4, whole genome shotgun sequence genome includes a window with the following:
- the rassf10b gene encoding ras association domain-containing protein 10, whose amino-acid sequence MDVEECKISVWVCREEKLVSGLSRRTTCADVVKVLLEDQNLHQGTTMLSGSAQSYCIVEKWRGFERILPNKTKILRLWNAWGEEQENIRFVLVKNEASLPNTGPRSAEARVVLSRESPRVYKGTARATMTLSPEKQRRIVRKAFRKLDKINKKRAEALTKDTSSVEKMETLVHLVISQDHTIRQQIQRIRELDREIDMYEAKIHFDRMKRHGINYVQDTYLVDSKPELDSVIQSDQPCPAETFSKFEEYARRCEEVLMLQEKLAEQESLMDSITAEIQEELNQSWMKRRQKELAGRDPESGWQEAAAPVLTAGASAETDISPDNESLLEEERIKTQLDTSLYIGLRLNTDLEAIRGDLNLSQELWDAKDKELRSLFEKVNALDTEEAAKESEEEKENTSVVTENVMSPSLERDCEWVEQARGLSKTCGTNDEDSDTGLSSMHSQDSDNAAVCESLV is encoded by the coding sequence ATGGATGTGGAGGAATGCAAAATATCTGTGTGGGTTTGCCGAGAGGAGAAGCTGGTCTCCGGGTTGTCCAGGCGGACTACCTGCGCCGATGTTGTCAAAGTTCTTCTCGAAGATCAGAATTTACACCAAGGCACGACTATGTTGTCTGGGTCTGCGCAATCCTACTGTATTGTGGAAAAATGGAGAGGATTTGAAAGGATTCTGCCAAACAAGACGAAAATACTTCGCCTGTGGAACGCATGGGGAGAGGAGCAGGAAAACATAAGATTTGTCCTGGTTAAAAATGAGGCATCTTTACCCAACACGGGACCGCGGAGCGCCGAGGCGCGCGTCGTGTTGAGCAGGGAGAGTCCGCGAGTCTATAAGGGCACCGCACGGGCGACCATGACTCTGTCCCCAGAAAAACAGAGAAGAATTGTTAGAAAGGCTTTCAGAAAGCTGGATAAAATTAACAAGAAGAGAGCAGAAGCTCTAACTAAGGATACATCCTCTGTTGAGAAGATGGAAACTTTAGTACATCTAGTAATATCACAAGATCATACTATTCGCCAGCAGATTCAAAGGATTAGGGAGCTTGACAGAGAGATTGACATGTACGAAGCAAAAATTCACTTCGACAGGATGAAAAGACATGGGATCAATTATGTGCAGGACACATACCTGGTGGACTCGAAACCTGAGCTGGATTCGGTTATTCAAAGTGACCAGCCGTGTCCCGCAGAGACCTTTTCCAAGTTTGAGGAGTATGCCAGAAGATGCGAAGAAGTTCTCATGCTGCAGGAGAAACTGGCCGAGCAAGAATCACTGATGGACAGTATTACTGCAGAAATACAAGAGGAGCTGAACCAGAGCTGGATGAAACGACGGCAGAAGGAGCTGGCCGGCAGAGACCCAGAGAGCGGCTGGCAGGAGGCGGCGGCCCCCGTGCTTACAGCGGGCGCATCGGCAGAGACGGACATTTCACCCGATAATGAGTCGCTTTTGGAAGAGGAGAGGATTAAAACACAACTGGACACGAGCTTATATATTGGGCTACGTTTGAACACGGACCTGGAGGCTATTAGGGGCGATCTGAATCTGAGCCAGGAGTTATGGGATGCGAAAGATAAAGAACTGAGGAGTCTGTTCGAGAAAGTTAACGCTTTGGATACGGAGGAAGCGGCAAAAGAGTCGGAGGAGGAGAAAGAAAATACCTCGGTGGTGACTGAGAATGTGATGTCGCCGTCCTTAGAGAGGGACTGCGAGTGGGTGGAACAGGCCAGGGGGCTCTCAAAGACCTGCGGCACTAACGACGAGGACTCGGACACGGGGCTCAGCTCCATGCACAGCCAAGACTCGGACAATGCAGCTGTTTGCGAGTCGCTTGTCTGA